TGGCGTTTCTGATTATATCCTTATCGAGCCTGTTTCCTTTCGATGTATTACACCCATTGCAACAAAGGCAGAAGTTCTCATCGTTAAATACATCCTCATCGAGCACTGTATAAACAGACTTTTTGCTGTCTGTCAGAAACTGATAGCGCGCATAGGTTTTGAACGGAATAATGTGGTCGACAGCAGCATGTTCAGGATCGATGGGCTCATTGCAGTATGGGCATAACGACATCGTTTTTTTTTCTTCGAAAAAAAAAGCAAGCTTGTTAAGGTATCCTTTCCTTTCTATTTCGGTAAATTGCTGATCTGGCTGGTTATCCATTCCAAATTCATTTTTTATAAATTTGTAAATTATTGGTTCAAGCATGGCTGCTGGCCTCTACCTTCACATCATTCTGGTGACAGCCAGAGAGCTGTCACCAGAATGATTATTTTTTCATTAGCACTTTAGGTGCAATGCGCGCTGCATTACCGGCTTTATTTCCTTCATAATGAAGGCTGAGACCGGCGATGCCAGTCCCACTGCTTTTCATTACCTCTTTGCCTACCTCCACATAGCCCGGCTGCCATTCTGTGAGGGTGCTTCCATCCGAGTATGCTCCGACCCAGTCGCTTTCTTTCCTCGATTTATATTCGAAGCAGAGGACGTTTTTCACGCCTCGCCGGATGGACAGGCGCAGCGAGTAAATGGGCCAGTCGGGCAGGAAAACCATGGCGGTCTCAACGTATACCGGTGACAGGTCCTCAAACAGCTGATTATCACTGTTGGGGGCGCCCTTATGTTGAATGATTTCTTCTCCGCCGCCAGTTCTCTGCGTTTTCAACCGCATCTGTAAGGCCCAGCCCTCGCCGAATCCTATCCCCGGTCCACCTGGGAATAACGACACGTTGTACGTTTTACGGTCAACAGCGTACAGACTGATTTCACGGATATATCCGTTAATCACCAGCTCCCTTGAGTCCACCGTAAACACCTCCTCTCTCTCTTCAAATGCCTGACCGGCCAGCAAGGAATACTCAGCTTCGCTGGCTCTCTCGTTTTCTGAGATCTCCTCCATTTTCCATGCGGTATCGACATCTGTTTTCTGCCCGGACAAAAATACGGGCTGGCTTCCGTCAGACTCGACGCCCACTGACAGCATCTTGTCTGTCAGTGGGCCGCTCGCTGGCATCAGATGGCCGTTGACGTTGTTTTTCCAGCGCTGGGTCAGTAATGCATCATACGTCGTGGCGACAGGATAAGGTGCCCCGGCATTGTCCGTGGAAGACAGGTAGACGTCTTTTCCTGTGCTCGTTTTCAGACAGGAGGTAATATTCCCCGCCGCGTCTTGCTGCCAGAGCTGATGTGGCCCGCCTGTGTAGGGCTGCGCGCAGACAGTGTAATGTTTCCCGTCTGTGAGCTCTTTCTGGTATGCACCTTCCAGCACCGACAGCGCCAGTTTATTGTCCTTACAGGTGAACCGGACCCTGCGTTCAGCAACAACCGGTGGCTTGCTGTCAGTGACCTCTTTCTCCGATAATTCCTGTAGAGTCCACAGCTGGGTCAGATCCGACCCTGGCGTCTGTTTTGTCAGTGTCAGTTTCTCACTGTTGCCTGCAGTCAGAACAAACCGGTTAGCAGCATCAGATAAGGCGGTATTAATAATCTCACCCGCCTCTGTGCATAGCCATTGCTGAAGCGAGGAGGATCCTGCTTTACTGAGCAGGACGTCATAGACCGAGTCCTTATTTCCCGCTCCTGCGGTCAGGGCAAAAGCGATGTCTTCACGCCTGCCTGTTGCCCCGGGTTTGACCCTGATATAGCTGATGATTTGCCCGTCGGCAGTGAGATGCCACATCTGCGCCTGACTGAGGGCAGGGTGTGACAGCACGGCTGCATCCCACTGCCGCGGAGGAGTCAGCCCCAGCGATACCGCGGCCGGCCTGGCGAGGTTCTGAATACTGAAATAAATTTCCCGCGCTTTTGAACCCGCTCTTTCTCCATATTCTCCGAAGAATAAAAACGAGGCATCCTCATCATTCAGAAGAGAACGCTTATCACTGACGTGCGAAAACTGTTCCAGCACGCGCCACGCCTCATTTCTGAGCGCCTCCGGCAGCAGGTTGACGGTAGGCACTAAATTTTCACGCTGAATGGCAGACCAGCGGCGATAATCTGCCAGAGAATCTGCCCACAGGCTGGCATTCTGAACTGCAGATCCCTCCCCGCCGACCGCCTGAAAAATAAGGCGCTGAGCTTCTCTTGCTGTCTCCTCTGACGAGGACGTCTGAACCGAGTTTTCATATTTCATACCTGCGTCGACGCTGGCAGCCGGGTGAGAGAAACTGGCTTTGACAGCGACCGCAAAGCGCTCGGTTAGGTCGGTGCTCTGTTCCTTCGTCGTCAGCTGCTTTTCCTCGGTCGCATACAGGCGCCCGCCCACCCGGGTACTGACTGGCACAAAATGACCGAACGTATCGAGCACCTTTTTCAGCCGCCTGAACCGTGCTTTCAGCGCCTCGCTGGCCTGCCGAACCGTCAGATCTGCGTCTGTTTCTGCTGGCGCATCGTCTTTAGCGGGCTCCTCTGAAGCTGGAAGGGGGATTGTGAGCGCGGTCCGGCAGGCCCGGATAAATGCCTGGCTGGCGCACACTTCTGAATCATCAAAGGATAATTCGATCATGGGCAGATAAAAACTGGCTGTCGTGTACAGCGTCCTGTTTATTCCTCCCGCTGTGACCCGACTCTGGCTTGACGATCCGTACTCGGTTCCAATCGCAGCGCTTTTAATTGACCCCATCGCGACGTTCAGCGATAAGGTGAGATTGGTCACCCCGTTTTTCTGCATCTGATGGACGGATTCATTGCTGGTATGGTTACTTTCAAAATAACCAGAGAAGTTAGGTCGGCGGTAAAACAGTGTAGCGGGAAGGCTCTCGCTGTCTTCATCAGTCCCGGACAACTGGGCGTCAGGGCGCCTGAGAACTTCACGAAACCCTGACTCCACGGTATTT
This genomic interval from Kosakonia cowanii JCM 10956 = DSM 18146 contains the following:
- a CDS encoding MAC/perforin domain-containing protein is translated as MVPENDSSDGESGKPHITAYMPHKDSHGRTPEERLARLQNSDEMIKLSKAERDAEERYKADEREAADRRSALMSAVRVSTPDLSTKLFEEMKALASRDRNFSSRDAIALINATGVTLNPVHDFYDLNTAQRNDLLDRIGFYRGVVVDQTSANTVESGFREVLRRPDAQLSGTDEDSESLPATLFYRRPNFSGYFESNHTSNESVHQMQKNGVTNLTLSLNVAMGSIKSAAIGTEYGSSSQSRVTAGGINRTLYTTASFYLPMIELSFDDSEVCASQAFIRACRTALTIPLPASEEPAKDDAPAETDADLTVRQASEALKARFRRLKKVLDTFGHFVPVSTRVGGRLYATEEKQLTTKEQSTDLTERFAVAVKASFSHPAASVDAGMKYENSVQTSSSEETAREAQRLIFQAVGGEGSAVQNASLWADSLADYRRWSAIQRENLVPTVNLLPEALRNEAWRVLEQFSHVSDKRSLLNDEDASFLFFGEYGERAGSKAREIYFSIQNLARPAAVSLGLTPPRQWDAAVLSHPALSQAQMWHLTADGQIISYIRVKPGATGRREDIAFALTAGAGNKDSVYDVLLSKAGSSSLQQWLCTEAGEIINTALSDAANRFVLTAGNSEKLTLTKQTPGSDLTQLWTLQELSEKEVTDSKPPVVAERRVRFTCKDNKLALSVLEGAYQKELTDGKHYTVCAQPYTGGPHQLWQQDAAGNITSCLKTSTGKDVYLSSTDNAGAPYPVATTYDALLTQRWKNNVNGHLMPASGPLTDKMLSVGVESDGSQPVFLSGQKTDVDTAWKMEEISENERASEAEYSLLAGQAFEEREEVFTVDSRELVINGYIREISLYAVDRKTYNVSLFPGGPGIGFGEGWALQMRLKTQRTGGGEEIIQHKGAPNSDNQLFEDLSPVYVETAMVFLPDWPIYSLRLSIRRGVKNVLCFEYKSRKESDWVGAYSDGSTLTEWQPGYVEVGKEVMKSSGTGIAGLSLHYEGNKAGNAARIAPKVLMKK